A portion of the Phyllopteryx taeniolatus isolate TA_2022b chromosome 15, UOR_Ptae_1.2, whole genome shotgun sequence genome contains these proteins:
- the LOC133490108 gene encoding zinc finger protein OZF-like isoform X1: MFARPTGEYEEELSGTEDGEEREGQRLDAVFKTPRVVLHAADVTEKYPRPAQQEPGSATIKEEQLEDVRIKEEGDITGLTVTVVPLKSEGEGGGQSEDNRGAGPPSSSQHMKTEDDGDHCGGSHGERLSAPLSDSDDTTSYSPDEHSEGDRGTSHTDNRRWKCSQCLKTFVYKSLLKTHMICHTGEKPFVCSDCGKRFSHKGHLRTHAKTHTGEKPFACSFCGQSFSQNGNLSTHLRIHTGEKPFSCSVCGQSFSTQVSLKTHTRTHTGEKPFACVVCGQRFSERANLKTHARTHNGEKPFACTICGQGFSQKGSLTIHTRTHTGEKPFPCSFCGQRFSEKGTLIKHTRIHTGEKPFACSICGQKFSQKGNLNIHKRTHTGEGGERVPHEDQVKQHKR; encoded by the exons ATGTTCGCAAGACCGACTggagagtacgaggaggaacttagCGGAACAGAAGACGGGGAGGAGCGAGAAGGTCAACGACTGGACGCCGTTTTCAAGACGCCTCGAGTTGTGTTACACGCAGCAG ACGTCACTGAAAAATATCCTCGTCCTGCACAACAGGAGCCAGGGTCTGCTACGATTAAAGAAGAGCAGTTAGAGGACGTTCGCATTAAAGAGGAGGGTGACATCACAGGGTTGACTGTGACTGTTGTCCCGTTGAAGAGTGAAGGTGAAGGCGGAGGTCAGTCCGAGGACAACAGAGGGGCGGGGCCTCCAAGCAGCAGTCAACACATGAAAACAGAAgatgatggagaccactgtggaggatcacatgGCGAGAGGCTCTCAGCTCCActgtcagatagtgacgacacgACGTCATACTCTCCTGACGAACATTCTGAAGGCGATCGTGGGACATCTCACACTGACAACAGacgctggaaatgttctcagtgtctGAAAACGTTTGTCTACAAGTCTCTTTTGAAAACGCATATGATCTGTCACaccggagagaaaccttttgtctgctcagattgtggtaaaCGATTCTCTCATAAGGGACACTTAAGAACAcacgcaaaaacacacactggtgagaaaccttttgcctgctcatttTGTGGGCAAAGCTTCTCTCAGAACGGAAACTTGAGTACACACTTaagaatacacactggagagaaacctttttcctgctcagtctgTGGTCAAAGCTTCTCCACACAGGTaagcttaaaaacacacacaagaacacacaccggtgagaaaccttttgcctgcgtagtttgtggtcaaaggttctctGAAAGGGCAAACTTGAAAACACACGCGAGAACACACaatggagagaaacctttcgcCTGCACAATATGTGGTCAaggattctctcagaagggaagcTTAAcgatacacacaagaacccacactggtgagaaaccttttccctgcTCATTTTGCgggcaaagattctctgaaaagggaaccttgataaaacatacaagaatacacactggtgagaagccttttgcctgtTCAATTTGTGGTCAGAAGTTCTCCCAGAAGGGAAACTTGAACATACACaaaagaacccacactggtgagggTGGTGAAAGAGTCCCTCATGAGGATCAGGTTAAGCAACACAAGCGCTGA
- the LOC133490108 gene encoding zinc finger protein 239-like isoform X2, with protein sequence MAFTETSENSCRSFLQAAEPGSATIKEEQLEDVRIKEEGDITGLTVTVVPLKSEGEGGGQSEDNRGAGPPSSSQHMKTEDDGDHCGGSHGERLSAPLSDSDDTTSYSPDEHSEGDRGTSHTDNRRWKCSQCLKTFVYKSLLKTHMICHTGEKPFVCSDCGKRFSHKGHLRTHAKTHTGEKPFACSFCGQSFSQNGNLSTHLRIHTGEKPFSCSVCGQSFSTQVSLKTHTRTHTGEKPFACVVCGQRFSERANLKTHARTHNGEKPFACTICGQGFSQKGSLTIHTRTHTGEKPFPCSFCGQRFSEKGTLIKHTRIHTGEKPFACSICGQKFSQKGNLNIHKRTHTGEGGERVPHEDQVKQHKR encoded by the exons ATGGCTTTCACTGAGACATCTGAGAACTCGTGCCGTTCCTTCCTGCAGGCTGCG GAGCCAGGGTCTGCTACGATTAAAGAAGAGCAGTTAGAGGACGTTCGCATTAAAGAGGAGGGTGACATCACAGGGTTGACTGTGACTGTTGTCCCGTTGAAGAGTGAAGGTGAAGGCGGAGGTCAGTCCGAGGACAACAGAGGGGCGGGGCCTCCAAGCAGCAGTCAACACATGAAAACAGAAgatgatggagaccactgtggaggatcacatgGCGAGAGGCTCTCAGCTCCActgtcagatagtgacgacacgACGTCATACTCTCCTGACGAACATTCTGAAGGCGATCGTGGGACATCTCACACTGACAACAGacgctggaaatgttctcagtgtctGAAAACGTTTGTCTACAAGTCTCTTTTGAAAACGCATATGATCTGTCACaccggagagaaaccttttgtctgctcagattgtggtaaaCGATTCTCTCATAAGGGACACTTAAGAACAcacgcaaaaacacacactggtgagaaaccttttgcctgctcatttTGTGGGCAAAGCTTCTCTCAGAACGGAAACTTGAGTACACACTTaagaatacacactggagagaaacctttttcctgctcagtctgTGGTCAAAGCTTCTCCACACAGGTaagcttaaaaacacacacaagaacacacaccggtgagaaaccttttgcctgcgtagtttgtggtcaaaggttctctGAAAGGGCAAACTTGAAAACACACGCGAGAACACACaatggagagaaacctttcgcCTGCACAATATGTGGTCAaggattctctcagaagggaagcTTAAcgatacacacaagaacccacactggtgagaaaccttttccctgcTCATTTTGCgggcaaagattctctgaaaagggaaccttgataaaacatacaagaatacacactggtgagaagccttttgcctgtTCAATTTGTGGTCAGAAGTTCTCCCAGAAGGGAAACTTGAACATACACaaaagaacccacactggtgagggTGGTGAAAGAGTCCCTCATGAGGATCAGGTTAAGCAACACAAGCGCTGA
- the LOC133490105 gene encoding gastrula zinc finger protein XlCGF57.1-like isoform X2, which produces MADLWRMRSAYRADVAGALTSLTKRNDVSGNCLRSEPQEPESPDIKEEQPQPPHMKTEELDSYIKDEVDITEFPLTADLLKSEDEGQYEENGGAERPSRSSSQQLTTKGDSELCGGSQTDSLFAPISDSDNMASNSPDTDDDDEEEEEEESDGDMTFQTEKKRWKCSVCGETFVYKCILKRHMIHHTGEKPFACSECAKTFSHKGHLNTHIRTHTGEKPYACSECDKTFSCKGHLRTHTKTHIGDRPFVCSICGQRFSRKENLKTHTVTHTGEKAFVCSVCGQRFARKETLKTHTSTHTGEKPLVCSVCGQRFSTKEYLKIHTRAHTGEKPFVCSVCGQRFSQKVNLRTHRRTHTGEKPFACSVCGQRFSRKETLKTHTRTHTGEKPFACSICGQRFSVKEYLKKHTRAHTGEKPFACSICGQRFSRKENLKTHTGTHAGEKPFSCSDCGKRFTRQHTLNTHTRTNTGEKHFACSVCGQRFSCKDGLKRHKCAGENSANQ; this is translated from the exons ATGGCCGATTTATGGCGCATGCGCAGTGCATATCGCGCAGACGTCGCCGGTGCCTTGACAAGTCTCACAAAAAGAAATG ACGTCAGTGGAAATTGTCTTCGTTCCGAGCCGCAGGAGCCAGAGTCTCCCGACATTAAAGAGGAGCAGCCGCAACCTCCCCATATGAAAACGGAGGAGTTAGACTCATACATTAAAGACGAGGTGGATATCACAGAGTTTCCATTGACTGCGGACCttctgaagagtgaagatgaaggtcaataTGAGGAGAACGGAGGGGCGGAGCGTCCGAGCCGCAGCTCGAGTCAACAACTGACAACAAAAGGTGATAGTGAGctctgtggaggatcacaaacaGACAGCCTCTTCGCTCCAATATCAGATAGTGACAACATGGCGTCAAACTCTCcggacactgatgatgatgatgaggaggaggaggaggaggagtctgACGGTGATATGACATTTCAAACTGAGAAAAAACGCTGGAAATGTTCAGTATGTGGGGAAACCTTTGTCTACAAGTGTATTTTGAAAAGGCACATGATAcaccacactggagagaaaccttttgcctgttcagaATGCGCTAAAACATTCTCACATAAGGGACACCTAAATACACACataagaacccacactggagagaaaccttatGCCTGCTCAGAATGCGATAAAACATTCTCTTGTAAGGGACACTTAAGAACGCACACGAAAACACATATTGGTGACagaccttttgtctgctcaatttgtggccaaagattctctcgaaaGGAAAACTTAAAAACGCACACCGTaacacacactggcgagaaagcttttgtctgctcagtttgtggtcaacgaTTCGCGAGAAAGGAaaccttaaaaacacacaccagcACACACACGGGAGAGAAACCTTTAGTGTGCTCAGTGTGTGGGCAAAGATTCTCTACGAaggaatatttaaaaatacacacaagagcccacactggcgagaaaccttttgtctgctcagtttgtggtcaaagattctctcaaaaGGTGAATTTAAGAACACACagaagaacgcacactggtgagaagccttttgcctgctcagtttgcggtcaaagattctcaaGAAAGGAaaccttaaaaacacacactcgaacacacactggcgagaaaccttttgcctgctcaatttgcggtcaaaggttctctgtaaaggaatatttaaaaaaacacacaagagcccacactggtgagaaaccttttgcctgctcaatttgcggtcaaagattctctagAAAGGAAAACTTAAAGACACACACTGGAACACACGcgggtgagaaacctttttcctgctccgactgcggtaaaagattcactcGACAGCACACTTTAAACACGCACACAAGAACCAACACTGGGGAGAAGCATTTTGcgtgctcagtttgtggtcaacgTTTCTCTTGTAAGGATGGGCTTAAaagacacaagtgtgctggtgagaatagCGCAAATCAATAA
- the LOC133490105 gene encoding gastrula zinc finger protein XlCGF57.1-like isoform X1 has product MAHAQCISRRRRRCLDKSHKKKWTTAKYEEELRGRQDENGRRPAFKNPRDVSGNCLRSEPQEPESPDIKEEQPQPPHMKTEELDSYIKDEVDITEFPLTADLLKSEDEGQYEENGGAERPSRSSSQQLTTKGDSELCGGSQTDSLFAPISDSDNMASNSPDTDDDDEEEEEEESDGDMTFQTEKKRWKCSVCGETFVYKCILKRHMIHHTGEKPFACSECAKTFSHKGHLNTHIRTHTGEKPYACSECDKTFSCKGHLRTHTKTHIGDRPFVCSICGQRFSRKENLKTHTVTHTGEKAFVCSVCGQRFARKETLKTHTSTHTGEKPLVCSVCGQRFSTKEYLKIHTRAHTGEKPFVCSVCGQRFSQKVNLRTHRRTHTGEKPFACSVCGQRFSRKETLKTHTRTHTGEKPFACSICGQRFSVKEYLKKHTRAHTGEKPFACSICGQRFSRKENLKTHTGTHAGEKPFSCSDCGKRFTRQHTLNTHTRTNTGEKHFACSVCGQRFSCKDGLKRHKCAGENSANQ; this is encoded by the exons ATGGCGCATGCGCAGTGCATATCGCGCAGACGTCGCCGGTGCCTTGACAAGTCTCACAAAAAGAAATG GACGACAGCAAAGTACGAGGAGGAGCTTCGTGGAAGGCAAGACGAGAACGGACGGCGACCAGCTTTCAAGAATCCTCGAG ACGTCAGTGGAAATTGTCTTCGTTCCGAGCCGCAGGAGCCAGAGTCTCCCGACATTAAAGAGGAGCAGCCGCAACCTCCCCATATGAAAACGGAGGAGTTAGACTCATACATTAAAGACGAGGTGGATATCACAGAGTTTCCATTGACTGCGGACCttctgaagagtgaagatgaaggtcaataTGAGGAGAACGGAGGGGCGGAGCGTCCGAGCCGCAGCTCGAGTCAACAACTGACAACAAAAGGTGATAGTGAGctctgtggaggatcacaaacaGACAGCCTCTTCGCTCCAATATCAGATAGTGACAACATGGCGTCAAACTCTCcggacactgatgatgatgatgaggaggaggaggaggaggagtctgACGGTGATATGACATTTCAAACTGAGAAAAAACGCTGGAAATGTTCAGTATGTGGGGAAACCTTTGTCTACAAGTGTATTTTGAAAAGGCACATGATAcaccacactggagagaaaccttttgcctgttcagaATGCGCTAAAACATTCTCACATAAGGGACACCTAAATACACACataagaacccacactggagagaaaccttatGCCTGCTCAGAATGCGATAAAACATTCTCTTGTAAGGGACACTTAAGAACGCACACGAAAACACATATTGGTGACagaccttttgtctgctcaatttgtggccaaagattctctcgaaaGGAAAACTTAAAAACGCACACCGTaacacacactggcgagaaagcttttgtctgctcagtttgtggtcaacgaTTCGCGAGAAAGGAaaccttaaaaacacacaccagcACACACACGGGAGAGAAACCTTTAGTGTGCTCAGTGTGTGGGCAAAGATTCTCTACGAaggaatatttaaaaatacacacaagagcccacactggcgagaaaccttttgtctgctcagtttgtggtcaaagattctctcaaaaGGTGAATTTAAGAACACACagaagaacgcacactggtgagaagccttttgcctgctcagtttgcggtcaaagattctcaaGAAAGGAaaccttaaaaacacacactcgaacacacactggcgagaaaccttttgcctgctcaatttgcggtcaaaggttctctgtaaaggaatatttaaaaaaacacacaagagcccacactggtgagaaaccttttgcctgctcaatttgcggtcaaagattctctagAAAGGAAAACTTAAAGACACACACTGGAACACACGcgggtgagaaacctttttcctgctccgactgcggtaaaagattcactcGACAGCACACTTTAAACACGCACACAAGAACCAACACTGGGGAGAAGCATTTTGcgtgctcagtttgtggtcaacgTTTCTCTTGTAAGGATGGGCTTAAaagacacaagtgtgctggtgagaatagCGCAAATCAATAA